One Bosea sp. 685 DNA segment encodes these proteins:
- a CDS encoding GtrA family protein — MTAEWWRILRFLAVGGLNTAFGYVSYAVLVLAGTPLWLAVAGATGLAFLFNFFSYGGLVFGSTSRRLLPRFLVFYVALGSLNFVLLRLLGWIGLGPLIAQAVLLPVLATCGYLGLRGFVFRGQAPRPAP; from the coding sequence ATGACTGCGGAGTGGTGGCGAATTCTGCGTTTTCTGGCTGTGGGTGGGCTGAATACGGCCTTCGGCTATGTGAGCTATGCGGTGCTCGTGCTGGCTGGAACGCCCCTTTGGCTTGCAGTTGCAGGAGCGACGGGGCTCGCTTTCCTCTTCAATTTTTTTAGCTATGGCGGATTGGTATTCGGCAGTACTTCGCGCCGCCTATTGCCGCGCTTCCTGGTTTTCTACGTCGCCCTCGGCAGTTTGAATTTCGTCCTGCTCCGTCTCTTGGGATGGATTGGGCTCGGCCCGCTGATCGCGCAGGCTGTTCTCCTCCCCGTACTGGCTACATGCGGCTATTTGGGTTTGCGCGGTTTCGTTTTCCGTGGACAGGCGCCGCGCCCCGCGCCATGA
- a CDS encoding NAD(P)-dependent oxidoreductase, with amino-acid sequence MKLFLTGATGFVGAETLRVALEDGHEVAAAIRPGSPAPRLAQLAGRFARLEIDLRDQAALTAAMTKYRPDAVLHLAWSGVANAARFDRRQITDNVEAACALVEACVAAGVNSFVGVGSQGEYGAGSSMREDVLPEPTTLYGAAKVASLFLTRQLAAQAGIRHAWLRLFSTYGPDDNDGWLIPMLVNEMLAGRRPKTTLGTQSWDWLHVEDVARGILAVATTESAAGVFNLGSGRAVRVRDVVERIRDLTAPGMELVFGEIPFRPDQVMHMEADNARLRAATGWEPRIDIDTGLADTVEWYRAHPR; translated from the coding sequence GTGAAGCTCTTTCTTACCGGAGCAACCGGGTTCGTCGGCGCAGAGACATTGCGAGTCGCTCTCGAAGATGGGCACGAGGTTGCAGCAGCCATCAGGCCAGGCTCGCCCGCGCCACGCCTCGCTCAGCTGGCTGGGCGCTTCGCACGGCTTGAGATCGATCTGCGCGATCAGGCGGCACTGACGGCAGCCATGACCAAGTATCGCCCTGACGCTGTGCTCCACTTGGCTTGGTCTGGGGTGGCGAATGCAGCTCGATTTGACCGCCGACAGATCACTGACAATGTCGAGGCTGCTTGTGCGCTGGTCGAGGCTTGTGTCGCTGCCGGAGTGAATAGCTTCGTTGGTGTTGGCAGCCAAGGCGAATACGGAGCAGGATCCTCGATGCGCGAGGATGTTTTGCCCGAGCCGACGACGCTCTACGGCGCTGCCAAAGTGGCCTCGCTTTTCCTGACACGGCAACTCGCAGCGCAGGCGGGTATCAGGCATGCTTGGCTGCGTCTATTTTCGACTTACGGACCAGACGACAATGACGGTTGGCTGATCCCAATGCTCGTGAACGAAATGCTGGCTGGGCGCCGACCGAAAACGACGCTAGGCACGCAAAGCTGGGATTGGCTGCATGTGGAGGACGTCGCCCGCGGCATTCTGGCGGTTGCTACGACCGAGTCCGCTGCAGGTGTGTTTAATCTTGGCTCGGGACGGGCGGTACGGGTACGCGATGTCGTCGAGCGCATTCGCGATCTCACCGCGCCGGGCATGGAACTGGTCTTCGGGGAGATACCGTTTCGACCGGATCAAGTTATGCATATGGAGGCCGACAATGCACGCTTGCGTGCTGCAACGGGTTGGGAGCCGCGTATCGACATAGATACTGGGCTTGCCGATACGGTCGAGTGGTACCGAGCACACCCGAGATGA
- a CDS encoding transketolase family protein — protein sequence MRTETIDALTAYAHANPDVMLLTADLGYSVLERFAEALPTQYANVGVCEQAMVGIAAGLALSGRRVVLYSIANFPTLRCLEQLRNDVCYHNLPVTVISVGGGLAYGAQGYTHHGVEDLGIMAMLPNMVVACPADPLEAMALLPQLLDRRCPAYLRLGRSGEPALHAPGTVIELARAVTLRAGTDIALLATGPILGRALSAADALAGRGISASVLSFPGFRPLDEAAVLEVARSHRAILTIEEHNISGGFGSRVADLLLTHGLSPRFGKFGVTDALSGQIGSQAWLLDRLGSIEDHAARLL from the coding sequence ATGAGAACCGAGACGATCGACGCGCTGACCGCTTACGCGCACGCCAACCCCGATGTGATGCTACTGACGGCCGATCTGGGCTACTCGGTGCTGGAGCGCTTCGCCGAGGCCTTGCCAACACAATATGCCAATGTCGGAGTCTGCGAGCAGGCTATGGTTGGAATCGCGGCAGGCCTCGCCCTCTCGGGGCGTCGCGTGGTGCTCTATTCGATCGCGAATTTCCCGACATTGCGCTGCCTTGAACAGTTGCGCAATGACGTGTGCTATCACAATCTGCCCGTGACGGTGATCTCGGTTGGCGGTGGCCTCGCTTATGGTGCGCAGGGTTATACGCATCATGGCGTCGAGGATCTTGGCATCATGGCGATGCTGCCCAACATGGTGGTGGCCTGCCCAGCCGACCCGCTCGAAGCGATGGCACTGTTGCCTCAGCTTCTCGACCGCCGCTGTCCGGCCTATCTCCGCCTCGGACGTTCGGGCGAGCCTGCTTTGCATGCTCCCGGTACAGTGATTGAGTTGGCACGCGCGGTCACGCTGCGTGCGGGGACCGACATCGCCCTGCTTGCGACTGGACCGATCCTTGGTCGCGCGCTCTCGGCGGCTGACGCGCTCGCCGGGCGCGGGATCTCTGCCAGCGTGCTGAGCTTCCCCGGCTTTCGCCCGTTGGATGAGGCGGCGGTGTTGGAAGTTGCACGATCGCATCGTGCCATTCTCACGATTGAGGAACATAATATCAGCGGCGGCTTCGGCAGCCGCGTCGCTGATCTGCTACTCACACATGGCCTCTCGCCACGCTTCGGCAAGTTTGGCGTGACGGATGCGTTAAGCGGCCAGATTGGCAGTCAAGCTTGGCTGCTGGATCGGTTGGGCTCGATCGAAGACCACGCGGCCCGTTTGCTGTGA
- a CDS encoding transketolase — protein MKQIDTEALARRLRRHALRMTHRARASHVGSCLSMADIMAVLYGGIMRIDSTRPDWTERDRLIVSKGHAAAIVYAALAEKGFLPLAELDTYSADGGRLAGHVTTMVPGVELSTGSLGHGLPVAAGMALAAQRSGASWRSFCVVSDGELDEGSNWEAIQFAQHFRLSNLTLIVDYNKIQSFGSVAEVSDLHPLAEKFRAFNWGVHELDGHDHAALVETLSGPPPREGRPTAIVAHTIKGKGISFMEGQLLWHYRNPDVAQLEAALAELEEVA, from the coding sequence ATGAAACAAATCGATACGGAAGCTCTGGCCCGCCGTCTACGTCGCCACGCGCTGCGCATGACGCACCGTGCTCGCGCCTCCCATGTCGGCTCGTGCCTGTCGATGGCTGACATCATGGCCGTGCTCTATGGCGGCATCATGCGCATCGATTCCACGCGCCCGGACTGGACCGAGCGCGACCGCCTTATCGTGAGCAAAGGGCATGCCGCCGCGATTGTTTATGCGGCGCTTGCCGAAAAGGGATTCCTGCCTCTGGCTGAGCTCGACACTTACTCCGCCGATGGCGGCCGCTTGGCGGGGCATGTCACTACGATGGTGCCGGGTGTGGAGCTTTCGACGGGTTCGCTAGGTCATGGATTGCCGGTGGCTGCCGGGATGGCACTGGCCGCGCAGCGTTCAGGAGCCTCCTGGCGCAGCTTCTGCGTGGTTAGCGATGGCGAACTCGATGAGGGGTCCAATTGGGAAGCGATCCAATTCGCGCAGCATTTCCGCCTGTCCAATCTTACCTTGATCGTGGACTACAACAAGATTCAGAGCTTCGGCAGCGTCGCCGAGGTGAGCGATCTGCATCCCCTTGCCGAGAAGTTCCGTGCATTCAACTGGGGGGTGCACGAGCTGGACGGTCATGACCATGCCGCGCTCGTTGAAACGCTATCGGGCCCGCCTCCACGCGAAGGTCGACCGACTGCGATCGTGGCGCACACGATAAAGGGTAAGGGTATCTCGTTTATGGAAGGCCAATTGCTCTGGCACTATCGCAACCCGGATGTCGCGCAGCTCGAAGCCGCATTGGCTGAGTTGGAAGAGGTGGCATGA
- the rfbG gene encoding CDP-glucose 4,6-dehydratase encodes MASFWAGRRVLLTGQTGFKGAWLAFWLAELGAEVSGLALPPITSPNLHDLLDLKTRGRFVQADINDRAALDALIAEARPEVVIHMAAQALVRHSYAEPVETFATNVLGTVSLLDALRKCDATRAVLIVTSDKAYENREWEWGYRETDTLGGHDPYSASKGCTELAAISMRRSFYGPGKHPARIATLRAGNVIGGGDWSADRLIPDIVRGCLSDDALVRLRNPTAVRPWQHVLEPLSAYLMLAEHLWTGRDGFDEAWNIGPDPAENRQVLDVAQAMVRALGQGRIEITPDSGAPHEAKLLALDCSKARARLGWTPRLDFAATVAMTADWYGAWLRGEDVVALTRAQIAMMGTRAA; translated from the coding sequence ATGGCTTCTTTCTGGGCAGGGCGGCGCGTCTTGCTTACCGGGCAGACGGGGTTCAAAGGCGCATGGCTTGCCTTCTGGCTAGCTGAATTGGGGGCCGAGGTTTCAGGTCTGGCACTTCCTCCGATCACCTCGCCCAACCTGCATGATCTGCTCGACCTGAAGACGCGCGGCCGCTTCGTTCAAGCCGATATCAACGACCGAGCAGCGCTCGACGCGCTGATCGCCGAGGCGAGGCCGGAGGTGGTCATCCACATGGCTGCCCAGGCGTTGGTGCGGCACTCCTATGCTGAGCCGGTCGAGACATTTGCGACCAATGTTCTCGGCACGGTGTCGCTGCTCGACGCATTGCGCAAGTGCGACGCAACGCGCGCGGTGCTTATCGTGACAAGCGACAAAGCCTACGAGAATCGTGAATGGGAATGGGGATATCGCGAGACAGATACCCTTGGAGGGCACGATCCCTATAGCGCCAGCAAGGGCTGCACTGAACTTGCCGCTATCTCCATGAGGCGCAGCTTCTACGGCCCGGGTAAGCATCCTGCCCGCATCGCGACACTGCGCGCGGGCAACGTGATCGGCGGCGGTGACTGGTCGGCTGACCGATTGATCCCCGACATCGTGCGCGGCTGTCTGAGCGATGACGCTCTGGTTCGGCTGCGCAACCCCACAGCGGTTCGGCCTTGGCAGCATGTACTCGAGCCGCTTTCGGCCTACCTGATGCTCGCAGAGCATCTATGGACCGGCCGTGACGGTTTTGATGAGGCGTGGAATATAGGCCCTGACCCTGCGGAGAATCGTCAGGTACTCGATGTGGCGCAAGCCATGGTGCGCGCTCTGGGGCAAGGCCGTATCGAGATCACGCCGGATTCTGGCGCGCCGCACGAGGCGAAGCTATTGGCCCTCGATTGCAGTAAAGCGCGGGCGCGCCTCGGCTGGACGCCCAGGCTTGATTTTGCTGCAACCGTGGCAATGACGGCGGACTGGTATGGTGCGTGGTTGCGCGGCGAAGATGTCGTGGCGTTGACCCGCGCGCAGATCGCCATGATGGGAACAAGGGCGGCATGA
- the rfbF gene encoding glucose-1-phosphate cytidylyltransferase, with amino-acid sequence MQAVILAGGLGTRLSEETLVKPKPLVEIGGRPILWHIMKMYAAHGVTDFIVCLGYKGHLIKEFFANYTLHMSDVTFDLAAHSMTTHRNEAEDWRVTLIDTGEATMTGGRLARVLDLIEGDAFCLTYGDGVSDVNIGESIRFHRKHGKLATVTAVYPPLRFGILDLEGDRVMSFREKPKGEGGFINGGFFVLSPLVGRLIAGDSTVWEQEPLERLAADGDLHAFRHEGFFQPMDTIRDRTYLEQLWASGSPPWKQW; translated from the coding sequence ATGCAGGCCGTAATTCTAGCTGGAGGGCTCGGTACTCGTCTCAGCGAAGAGACGTTGGTGAAGCCGAAGCCTCTGGTCGAAATCGGGGGGCGGCCTATCCTATGGCATATCATGAAGATGTACGCCGCGCATGGCGTGACAGATTTCATCGTTTGCCTTGGATATAAGGGGCATCTGATCAAGGAATTTTTTGCGAACTATACATTGCACATGTCCGATGTGACCTTCGATCTGGCCGCTCATTCAATGACGACGCATCGCAATGAGGCAGAAGACTGGCGAGTCACTTTGATCGACACGGGCGAAGCCACAATGACCGGTGGGCGCCTTGCTCGGGTATTGGACCTTATCGAGGGCGATGCCTTCTGTCTGACCTATGGAGACGGTGTCTCCGACGTCAATATTGGAGAGTCGATCCGTTTCCACCGCAAGCATGGAAAGCTGGCAACAGTGACAGCTGTCTATCCTCCCCTTCGCTTCGGCATTCTCGATTTGGAGGGCGACCGCGTGATGAGCTTCCGCGAAAAGCCGAAGGGCGAGGGCGGCTTCATAAACGGGGGATTTTTCGTTCTTTCTCCTCTGGTCGGCCGGCTCATTGCTGGCGATTCAACCGTATGGGAACAAGAGCCGTTGGAGCGGCTTGCTGCAGATGGCGACTTGCACGCCTTCCGTCATGAAGGCTTTTTCCAACCCATGGATACGATCCGTGACCGGACTTATCTTGAGCAGCTCTGGGCTTCGGGAAGTCCACCCTGGAAGCAGTGGTGA
- a CDS encoding class I SAM-dependent methyltransferase, whose protein sequence is MSLIICSICGNDEFEDTTILWPALIEEWEISTEEADYINRQQGTHCVRCKANLRGVALGNAIREVVGTGEPLTRFVKTSSAGRLRVLDINGTAASEVLSALPGYVRADYPDVDMQAMPFKAASFDVVIHSDTLEHVPRPLDGLKECRRILAPNGHLCYTVPIIVGRMTRNRQNLRPSYHGNPEESGYDFIVQTEFGADAWTFPLQAGFSSVKINTVSFPAATALTAC, encoded by the coding sequence ATGAGCTTGATTATCTGTTCGATCTGCGGAAATGACGAGTTTGAAGACACAACGATCCTATGGCCCGCTCTAATCGAGGAGTGGGAGATATCGACCGAGGAGGCGGATTATATTAATCGCCAGCAAGGCACGCATTGCGTAAGGTGCAAAGCAAATCTTCGCGGTGTTGCGCTCGGAAACGCCATTCGCGAGGTTGTCGGAACAGGAGAGCCGCTGACGAGATTCGTCAAGACTTCCTCCGCTGGTCGCCTGCGTGTTCTGGATATCAATGGGACCGCAGCTTCTGAAGTCTTGTCCGCTCTCCCCGGGTATGTGCGAGCTGATTACCCCGACGTTGATATGCAGGCTATGCCATTCAAGGCGGCATCCTTCGATGTCGTCATCCATTCGGACACACTTGAACATGTTCCGCGTCCATTGGATGGACTAAAGGAATGCCGCCGCATTCTGGCTCCGAATGGTCATCTTTGCTATACTGTTCCCATTATCGTCGGCAGGATGACGAGAAATAGACAGAATTTGCGGCCCAGTTACCACGGCAATCCGGAGGAGTCCGGCTACGACTTCATCGTTCAAACCGAGTTTGGCGCAGATGCTTGGACATTCCCGCTCCAAGCTGGATTCTCTTCTGTGAAGATCAACACGGTATCATTCCCAGCCGCAACAGCTCTGACAGCTTGTTAA
- a CDS encoding ABC transporter permease, whose amino-acid sequence METVERISRHWTGAISSIWSNQEIIRAFIAREIAGRYRGSFGGLLWSLINPLLMLAIYTFVFAVVFKARWSSSQPESGTGFAVVLFVGLIVHGLFAECLLRAPRVIIEHSNLVKKVIFPLEVLPIVTLGVALFHASVSIVVLFAAMIFGGAQLHVTALLLPVVLIPLIAITLGLSWFVAALGVYIRDIGQLIGLLTTVLLFLSPVFYPISALPESYRALVLFNPLTLPIEQARDVLIWGRLPDWRALAAYYVISFLVASFGYWWFKSSRKGFADVL is encoded by the coding sequence TTGGAGACGGTCGAACGCATAAGCCGTCACTGGACCGGCGCGATATCGTCGATCTGGAGCAACCAGGAGATCATCCGTGCCTTCATCGCCAGGGAGATCGCCGGGCGCTATCGCGGTTCCTTCGGCGGATTGCTCTGGTCGTTGATCAACCCATTGCTGATGCTCGCCATTTATACCTTCGTCTTCGCCGTGGTGTTCAAGGCAAGGTGGTCATCCTCCCAGCCGGAGAGCGGCACGGGCTTCGCTGTGGTGCTGTTCGTGGGACTGATCGTCCACGGCCTGTTCGCCGAATGTCTCCTGCGCGCCCCGCGTGTGATCATCGAACATTCCAATCTCGTGAAAAAGGTGATCTTTCCCCTTGAGGTTCTGCCGATCGTCACACTTGGCGTCGCTCTTTTTCATGCGAGCGTGAGCATCGTTGTTCTCTTTGCAGCCATGATTTTCGGGGGCGCGCAGCTGCATGTCACAGCACTGCTTCTTCCAGTCGTCCTGATTCCATTGATCGCAATCACGCTGGGCCTGAGTTGGTTCGTCGCAGCGCTTGGTGTGTACATTCGTGACATCGGCCAGCTCATCGGCCTTCTGACAACGGTGTTGCTCTTTCTGTCGCCGGTTTTCTATCCGATATCCGCGTTGCCTGAGAGCTACCGAGCATTGGTGCTGTTCAATCCCTTGACGCTCCCGATCGAACAAGCGCGCGACGTCCTGATCTGGGGAAGGCTCCCCGACTGGCGAGCTCTGGCGGCATACTACGTCATCAGCTTTCTGGTGGCATCGTTCGGCTATTGGTGGTTCAAGAGCAGTCGCAAGGGCTTCGCAGATGTCCTCTGA
- a CDS encoding ABC transporter ATP-binding protein: protein MSSDVAVAVESVSKCFLMYARPEDRLKQALVPRLARLLGRPEPCYYQEFWALRDVSFSIRKAETVGIIGRNGAGKSTLLQIICGTLAPTSGAVRTFGRIAALLELGAGFNPEFTGRENAYLNGTLMGLSTAEIDARLPDIEAFADIGDFIDQPVKTYSSGMSVRLAFAVIAHVDADILIIDEALAVGDALFVQKCMRFLRDFAKRGTLLFVSHDTAAVLALCDRAIWLDGGAVTEDGQPKLVSEAYLARMHHAALGSHSSLKRTSVQPSKTDSSPATELGTSETVSESQLTGTHGSSSFGAGGAEIKSVALLTSSGQAVQTVNGGEEVTLEILVSVLAPLTSPILGFYLRDRLGQNLLGENTYLSYRDAGITAEPGDMLRARFSFQMPHLLHGHYSVCVSVADGTQAVHAQHHWINDALIFTSLQQHNHRGLIGLPDMKVALEQTS, encoded by the coding sequence ATGTCCTCTGACGTTGCGGTCGCTGTCGAGAGCGTCAGCAAGTGCTTCCTGATGTATGCCCGGCCGGAAGACCGGCTCAAGCAGGCGCTTGTTCCCAGGCTCGCGCGTCTCCTGGGGCGCCCGGAACCTTGCTATTATCAAGAGTTTTGGGCGCTCCGTGACGTCTCTTTCTCCATCCGCAAGGCGGAGACCGTTGGCATCATCGGCCGCAATGGCGCAGGCAAGTCGACGCTACTCCAGATCATCTGCGGCACGCTGGCACCGACGAGCGGCGCCGTGCGAACATTCGGACGGATCGCTGCTCTCCTGGAGTTGGGAGCTGGCTTCAATCCCGAGTTCACCGGGCGTGAGAATGCCTACCTCAACGGCACGCTCATGGGTCTCTCGACCGCGGAGATTGATGCCCGCCTGCCTGACATCGAGGCCTTTGCCGATATCGGCGACTTTATCGACCAACCGGTGAAGACTTATTCCAGCGGCATGTCGGTTCGGCTGGCCTTCGCTGTGATCGCCCATGTCGATGCCGACATCCTGATCATTGATGAGGCACTCGCGGTCGGCGACGCACTGTTCGTCCAAAAATGCATGCGCTTCCTGCGGGATTTCGCAAAACGGGGGACGTTGCTCTTCGTCAGTCACGACACTGCTGCGGTCCTGGCTTTGTGTGATCGTGCGATCTGGTTGGACGGCGGGGCGGTCACGGAAGACGGGCAACCCAAGCTGGTGTCAGAAGCCTATCTCGCCCGGATGCATCATGCCGCACTTGGTTCGCATTCGAGTTTGAAGCGAACGTCCGTCCAGCCGAGCAAAACAGATTCGTCTCCCGCCACGGAACTTGGAACGAGCGAAACGGTATCGGAGAGCCAACTCACTGGAACGCACGGAAGCTCGTCATTCGGCGCCGGCGGGGCGGAGATCAAAAGCGTGGCGCTGCTCACATCGAGTGGGCAGGCGGTCCAGACCGTCAATGGCGGCGAGGAGGTCACACTGGAGATCTTGGTCAGTGTTCTGGCCCCACTAACCAGCCCGATTCTGGGCTTCTACCTGAGAGATCGCCTCGGTCAGAATCTGCTCGGCGAAAATACATATCTGAGTTACCGAGATGCCGGGATAACTGCGGAGCCTGGAGACATGCTCCGAGCGCGCTTCTCGTTCCAGATGCCCCACCTCCTGCATGGGCATTACAGCGTGTGCGTCTCGGTGGCCGATGGGACGCAGGCCGTTCACGCACAACACCATTGGATCAATGACGCCTTGATCTTTACGTCGCTCCAGCAACACAACCACCGCGGTCTCATTGGCCTGCCCGATATGAAGGTTGCGTTGGAGCAAACCTCCTGA